The following are encoded in a window of Thermonema lapsum genomic DNA:
- a CDS encoding DUF2490 domain-containing protein: MRKHYIFLLYLFIVYPVLAQDIDRRQALIGVLNLHTRLNDYWNFNSKWEHLAFYTPLQSERQDVELFVSRGISLSQSLGGGVMLRYEIQDRRWVYRFIQQWVHKGEFFTWQYTHRARLDQTTSDGEVIRWRLRYLWAMQRALSGHRLDAGEPYAKITAEVLGFYYGKPEAIEYRLTAAIGLLHSRQHKFELGLDWRYRNTFVAGGQEMIAIKGAGYFSW, from the coding sequence ATGAGAAAACACTATATTTTTTTGCTTTACCTTTTCATAGTTTATCCCGTTTTGGCACAAGATATAGACAGACGTCAGGCATTGATAGGAGTGCTGAATTTACATACCCGCTTGAATGATTATTGGAATTTTAATAGCAAGTGGGAGCATCTTGCCTTTTATACTCCTTTGCAAAGCGAGCGTCAAGATGTGGAGCTGTTTGTAAGTCGCGGTATTTCACTGTCCCAATCGCTGGGAGGCGGCGTGATGCTACGTTATGAGATTCAAGACAGGCGGTGGGTGTATCGTTTTATTCAACAATGGGTACATAAGGGGGAATTCTTCACTTGGCAATATACCCATCGGGCTCGGCTCGACCAAACAACGAGTGATGGTGAAGTTATACGCTGGCGTTTGCGTTATCTTTGGGCAATGCAGCGCGCTTTAAGCGGGCATCGCCTCGATGCGGGCGAACCATATGCTAAAATCACTGCCGAAGTTTTAGGGTTTTACTATGGCAAACCCGAAGCAATAGAATATCGTTTGACAGCTGCTATAGGGCTACTTCATAGCCGGCAGCATAAGTTTGAGCTGGGCTTGGATTGGCGCTACCGAAACACCTTTGTCGCCGGCGGGCAGGAGATGATAGCCATTAAAGGGGCGGGTTACTTTAGTTGGTAG
- a CDS encoding RagB/SusD family nutrient uptake outer membrane protein translates to MYYRYSASDPRFTGDLLGKGNSTLDNNTFYTTGPYYERYRVIRNCYYLLDGVNNTTAPLSAAQKNGYRGFAKTIIAYQLLLVLNMQNENGIRVDVKDPDNLGPVVSKTQAFQYIANLLNEAANDLSNAGTDFAFDLSSGFNGFDTPATFRQFNRALAARVAVYRQDWTGALTALNGSFLDVDGNGSISLSDLQSVDLQKGPKHFFSTSGGDELNPLYLPLNNGGEVRAAHPSFVSDAEAGDKRADPNDDAGKIRTRIDAFNADGLSSPYDTWVYRSNDAPIPIIRAEELVLIYAEANIQLNNTTDAINALNVVRNAAGLSNYAGSTTQSALIDEMLKQRRYALFAEGHRWIDMRRYGRLNQLPIDRPGDDVWESFPLPANENVN, encoded by the coding sequence GTGTACTACCGCTATTCGGCTTCCGACCCTCGATTTACTGGTGACCTCTTAGGAAAAGGGAACAGTACCTTAGACAACAACACCTTCTACACGACGGGTCCTTATTACGAACGTTACCGTGTCATCCGCAATTGCTATTATTTGCTTGATGGCGTGAACAACACCACCGCCCCTTTGAGCGCTGCGCAAAAAAATGGTTATAGAGGATTTGCCAAAACCATTATTGCTTACCAGTTACTGCTGGTATTGAACATGCAAAACGAAAACGGCATACGGGTGGACGTAAAAGACCCCGACAATCTGGGACCCGTAGTGAGCAAAACGCAGGCTTTTCAGTACATTGCCAACCTGCTTAACGAAGCCGCAAATGACTTGAGCAATGCGGGCACTGACTTTGCCTTTGACTTGAGCAGTGGTTTTAACGGCTTTGATACCCCCGCTACCTTCCGGCAGTTCAACCGTGCTTTGGCAGCTCGGGTAGCTGTTTACCGGCAAGACTGGACTGGAGCCCTTACGGCGCTCAACGGTTCCTTCTTAGATGTTGATGGAAACGGGAGCATAAGCCTCAGTGACCTGCAGTCGGTAGATTTGCAAAAAGGACCTAAGCACTTCTTTTCTACTTCCGGCGGCGACGAACTGAATCCGCTGTACTTGCCTCTGAACAATGGGGGCGAGGTGCGTGCCGCACACCCGTCGTTTGTGTCAGATGCCGAAGCAGGAGACAAACGGGCAGACCCCAACGACGATGCAGGCAAGATACGCACACGAATCGATGCTTTCAACGCCGATGGTCTTAGTAGCCCTTATGATACTTGGGTGTATCGTTCTAATGATGCGCCTATTCCTATCATTCGTGCCGAAGAGTTGGTGCTTATCTATGCAGAAGCCAACATTCAGTTGAACAATACCACTGATGCCATCAACGCTTTGAATGTTGTACGTAATGCTGCCGGCTTAAGCAATTATGCAGGTAGCACCACTCAAAGCGCATTGATTGACGAGATGCTCAAACAACGCCGCTACGCCCTTTTTGCCGAAGGGCATCGCTGGATAGATATGCGCCGTTATGGGCGACTCAATCAATTGCCTATTGACCGTCCCGGCGATGATGTGTGGGAGTCCTTCCCTCTGCCCGCCAATGAAAATGTGAACTAA
- a CDS encoding YceI family protein, with the protein MKTWKVDPTHAVVEFAVPHMVIGEVVGVFQRFEASLKVPSLEFEQAQLSARIETASIFTNHEPRDKHLCSADFFDTEHFPYMTFESRRFVSKGNRTYDIEGMLEIKGRALPFTLHAQYKGLQMDPWGNDRLGFAAEGKLNRILWGLTWNNLLQNGAYLIGHEVRLRIACELITEEAYKKLFAQG; encoded by the coding sequence ATGAAGACTTGGAAAGTGGACCCAACGCATGCCGTAGTAGAATTTGCTGTCCCTCACATGGTAATAGGAGAGGTGGTGGGGGTGTTTCAGCGCTTCGAGGCAAGCTTGAAAGTACCATCTTTAGAGTTTGAACAAGCCCAACTTAGTGCGCGTATCGAAACGGCAAGCATTTTTACCAATCATGAACCTAGGGACAAGCATTTGTGCTCCGCCGATTTTTTCGATACAGAGCATTTTCCGTACATGACTTTTGAAAGTAGGCGCTTTGTATCTAAAGGCAATCGCACCTATGACATCGAAGGCATGCTCGAAATAAAGGGCAGGGCATTGCCTTTTACCTTGCATGCACAGTACAAGGGGCTGCAGATGGACCCATGGGGCAACGACCGTCTGGGTTTTGCAGCCGAAGGGAAGCTGAACCGCATACTATGGGGCTTGACGTGGAACAACCTGCTTCAAAATGGCGCTTATCTCATAGGGCATGAGGTGCGTTTGCGCATTGCTTGTGAGCTCATAACCGAAGAGGCTTATAAAAAATTGTTTGCACAGGGATAA
- a CDS encoding ABC transporter permease — translation MKKTAQILILMLCVGARVFAQGSLTAQEAFLVEKAIQNNLNFKAKEQTLRKTILDGKVNNLPVAVIDEDHSPLSHKLMDMIDDTETLELVACLPSRSQAAEWMPRVHALIVIPDGFEADILYKRQPEVLVEINTANILTANYTTRALQQALGTFNAGMSVESLKKQGKAEAIALQELQPVRVFYHRRFNESANYAFFLYPGMLASILQQVLLLALALSMAAEWERGSWHSELLPLQKSAFYWVSVKAVPYLLMAAGIWLLYAVFFGIFRVPLPAHLPEVSAAALLMVLAASALGILVSAALPNQLKATEVLMVVATPAFVLSGFTYPLSQMPEAIQKVARCLPLTPFLEIYRVVGIMGASPRETVGAWLTLAVQVVGYGLLACLAVYYLQRRARHA, via the coding sequence ATGAAAAAGACTGCTCAAATCCTCATCCTCATGCTGTGCGTAGGTGCAAGGGTTTTTGCCCAAGGCAGCCTTACTGCACAGGAAGCCTTCCTTGTAGAGAAGGCTATTCAAAATAATTTGAATTTCAAAGCTAAAGAACAAACACTTCGCAAGACCATCCTTGACGGCAAAGTAAATAATCTGCCCGTAGCAGTAATAGACGAAGACCATTCGCCTTTGAGCCACAAGCTCATGGACATGATAGATGACACCGAAACGCTTGAGCTTGTGGCGTGTTTGCCCTCACGCAGTCAAGCCGCCGAGTGGATGCCTCGGGTGCATGCGCTGATTGTCATCCCCGATGGCTTCGAGGCAGACATACTCTACAAACGCCAGCCGGAAGTGCTGGTTGAAATCAATACTGCAAACATACTGACTGCCAACTATACCACTCGGGCTTTACAGCAGGCTTTGGGTACTTTCAACGCAGGCATGAGCGTAGAAAGTCTTAAAAAGCAGGGCAAGGCAGAGGCTATTGCCTTGCAGGAGCTTCAGCCTGTGCGTGTTTTTTATCACCGTCGTTTCAACGAGAGTGCCAACTATGCTTTCTTCTTGTATCCGGGTATGCTGGCAAGCATTCTGCAGCAAGTGCTGTTGCTGGCATTGGCGTTGAGCATGGCGGCAGAGTGGGAGCGTGGCAGTTGGCACTCCGAGCTGCTTCCCTTGCAAAAGAGCGCCTTTTATTGGGTATCGGTGAAAGCCGTACCCTATTTGCTGATGGCTGCTGGCATATGGTTATTGTATGCTGTATTTTTCGGTATCTTCCGGGTGCCTTTGCCTGCGCATCTGCCCGAGGTGTCGGCAGCTGCCTTGCTGATGGTTTTGGCAGCTTCTGCTTTGGGCATATTGGTGAGTGCCGCTTTGCCTAATCAATTGAAGGCTACCGAAGTGCTAATGGTAGTAGCTACGCCTGCCTTTGTGTTAAGCGGCTTTACTTACCCGTTGAGCCAAATGCCCGAGGCAATACAGAAGGTTGCCCGGTGTCTGCCCCTGACGCCTTTCCTCGAGATTTACCGTGTGGTGGGGATTATGGGAGCATCGCCGCGGGAAACTGTTGGCGCTTGGCTTACGCTTGCTGTGCAGGTAGTAGGCTACGGTTTGCTGGCTTGTCTGGCTGTGTATTATCTGCAACGACGTGCCCGGCACGCTTAA
- a CDS encoding MarR family winged helix-turn-helix transcriptional regulator, with the protein MEFLVEDLYNLLVGRTSTAIGRRLLRNFRAHGLDISQEQWAVLVELWREDGQIQQELAVKTYKDKPSITRLIDKLEAQGLVERRADETDRRIKRIFLTEKGKALEKDAMDMAQKTLNEAISGIEAEKILICREVLYRVYKNLAQDE; encoded by the coding sequence ATGGAATTTCTAGTAGAAGATTTGTATAACCTGTTGGTTGGACGCACCTCTACGGCTATTGGGCGGCGCCTGTTGCGTAACTTCAGGGCACACGGCTTGGATATCAGTCAGGAGCAGTGGGCTGTGCTCGTAGAGTTGTGGCGTGAAGATGGGCAAATACAGCAAGAGCTTGCCGTCAAAACCTATAAAGACAAGCCCAGCATCACCCGGCTTATAGACAAGCTGGAAGCCCAAGGTTTGGTGGAGCGGCGCGCCGATGAAACTGACCGCCGTATCAAAAGAATATTTCTTACCGAAAAAGGCAAAGCACTTGAAAAGGATGCTATGGATATGGCGCAAAAGACACTGAATGAGGCTATCTCGGGCATAGAAGCAGAAAAAATCTTGATATGCCGCGAGGTGCTTTACCGGGTATATAAAAACCTTGCGCAGGATGAGTAA
- a CDS encoding superoxide dismutase, protein MLRVNVLLQFILTTFSLSLFAQSKFELPPLDYPYNALERAIDEQTMIIHHTKHHQGYVNNLNKAIEGTDAENLSLEEILKNVSKYSDAVRNNAGGHYNHSLFWKILTPKTNTQPSKRFLEAVNKQFGGMDSLKIKLTNAALSRFGSGWAWLSLDENNKLFISSTPNQDNPLMDVVEKQGIPILGIDVWEHAYYLRYQNKRNDYLTALWSVINWEEVSKRYEAIVPKGKFDDWPELKSFHEVMAQTFHPSEEGNLEPIKTRIGELVEKANILAKSNIPQEFKSKKIIQALNQLVSDSKKLQKTIQSGASDEKIKKDLSKLHDVFHQIIGLCSNEGRH, encoded by the coding sequence ATGCTTAGAGTCAATGTACTACTTCAGTTTATTCTCACAACATTTAGCTTATCGCTGTTTGCGCAATCTAAATTTGAACTTCCTCCACTGGATTACCCTTACAATGCGCTCGAAAGAGCCATAGATGAGCAAACTATGATAATACATCATACCAAACATCATCAAGGATATGTAAACAATTTAAACAAAGCCATTGAAGGTACCGATGCTGAGAATCTTTCATTAGAAGAGATTTTAAAAAATGTCTCAAAATACTCTGATGCTGTGAGAAACAATGCAGGTGGGCATTACAATCATTCTTTGTTTTGGAAAATACTTACTCCTAAAACAAACACACAACCATCCAAACGTTTCTTAGAGGCTGTAAATAAGCAGTTTGGTGGGATGGACAGTTTAAAAATTAAACTAACCAATGCCGCCTTATCGCGATTTGGTTCTGGATGGGCTTGGTTGAGTTTAGATGAGAACAATAAACTATTTATTAGCTCTACTCCCAATCAAGACAATCCTTTGATGGATGTAGTAGAAAAACAAGGCATACCTATCCTCGGCATCGATGTATGGGAACACGCTTATTACTTGCGTTACCAAAACAAAAGAAACGATTACTTAACAGCCCTTTGGAGTGTCATCAATTGGGAGGAAGTAAGCAAACGATACGAAGCCATTGTGCCCAAAGGGAAATTTGATGATTGGCCAGAGCTAAAAAGTTTTCATGAGGTAATGGCACAAACCTTCCACCCAAGCGAAGAAGGCAACTTAGAACCAATAAAAACTCGAATTGGTGAATTGGTAGAAAAAGCAAACATATTAGCAAAATCAAATATTCCTCAAGAATTTAAAAGTAAAAAGATAATACAAGCACTAAATCAATTGGTAAGTGATAGCAAAAAACTTCAAAAAACAATACAATCAGGGGCGAGCGATGAAAAAATAAAAAAAGATTTGAGCAAATTGCATGATGTATTTCATCAAATAATTGGTTTGTGTAGCAATGAAGGGCGCCATTAA
- a CDS encoding MbnP family protein, producing MKKILIFITGFLFIASSCQKKDEATPQTSGSIEIKFDHFVGNQRFSLNQSYTNSATNEQFTPTLLKYFVSNFHFIKEDGSSYVVPVEKSYFLIDVKDNSLQSIRIDSLPAGKYVALEFIIGVDSLMSTKEPEQRPSSLDPAGAAQGMYWSWNPGYIFVKFEGTSPQSPRDGNVFKYHIGGYGGYSTPTINCIRKRRIDFGKSVSINGQDTPSVHLIVDILKFFNGNFSLRIADNPVVMFNPLGTSIADNYKEMFKLDHIHE from the coding sequence ATGAAAAAAATCTTGATATTTATCACAGGCTTCTTGTTTATCGCGAGCTCTTGCCAAAAAAAAGATGAGGCAACCCCTCAAACAAGTGGCAGCATAGAAATCAAATTCGACCACTTTGTAGGTAACCAGCGCTTTTCGCTCAATCAAAGTTATACCAACAGCGCAACCAATGAGCAGTTCACTCCTACCCTTCTGAAGTATTTTGTAAGCAATTTCCATTTTATCAAGGAAGATGGAAGCAGCTATGTGGTTCCTGTTGAAAAAAGCTATTTCTTGATAGACGTCAAGGACAATAGCCTGCAAAGCATCCGCATCGACAGCCTGCCCGCGGGGAAATACGTTGCCCTCGAGTTCATCATTGGGGTAGATAGCCTCATGTCCACCAAAGAGCCAGAACAACGCCCATCGTCACTGGACCCCGCTGGCGCTGCTCAAGGGATGTACTGGAGCTGGAATCCGGGTTATATCTTCGTAAAATTTGAGGGTACTTCACCACAATCGCCAAGAGATGGCAACGTATTTAAATACCATATTGGTGGATACGGTGGCTACAGCACCCCCACCATCAACTGTATCAGAAAACGCCGTATAGACTTCGGCAAGAGTGTAAGTATAAACGGGCAAGATACGCCTTCTGTGCACCTAATTGTGGATATTTTGAAGTTTTTCAATGGAAACTTCAGCTTACGCATAGCCGACAATCCTGTGGTGATGTTCAACCCCTTGGGAACAAGCATTGCCGACAACTACAAAGAGATGTTTAAGCTGGACCATATCCATGAATAA
- a CDS encoding cytochrome-c peroxidase → MNTHHKMRWLLYLFYGWLLTLPMACQRAVEELPIQWQQPPHFPKPAYNFERNPITTAGFQLGKRLFYDTRLSRDNSISCGSCHIQSSAFTHHGHDVSHGIDDQLTLRNALPIMNLAWHDAFGWDGGVFSLDLFAISPIEAHNEMDETLENVLNKLRKDPEYRNLFRRAFGSEEITTARFLMALAQFQLMAVSANSKYDRYLQGLTAFSALEKEGLRIFEQKCAACHSGVLFTDLQYRNNGLPPRRVRIEGVDSTDTGRHRVTLLPEDMFKFKVPSLRNLRYTAPYMHDGRFATLREVLDHYSHGVMDSPTLDPLLRQAGGTGIPLSEEEKTALMAFLETLNDESFVRDPRLSEF, encoded by the coding sequence ATGAACACTCACCATAAAATGCGGTGGCTATTGTATCTTTTCTATGGGTGGCTACTCACCCTGCCCATGGCTTGCCAGCGGGCAGTCGAAGAACTGCCCATCCAATGGCAACAACCACCGCACTTCCCGAAACCAGCCTATAACTTTGAACGCAATCCTATCACGACGGCAGGCTTTCAGCTGGGCAAACGCCTATTCTATGATACGCGCCTTTCGCGCGACAACAGCATCAGCTGTGGCAGCTGTCACATACAGTCGTCTGCTTTTACTCATCACGGGCATGACGTTAGCCACGGCATCGATGACCAACTGACACTGCGCAATGCCCTTCCAATAATGAATTTGGCATGGCATGATGCCTTTGGCTGGGATGGCGGTGTGTTCAGCCTCGATTTGTTTGCCATCTCGCCCATAGAAGCGCACAACGAAATGGACGAAACGCTCGAAAATGTACTGAACAAATTGAGGAAAGACCCGGAATATCGCAACCTCTTTCGACGTGCCTTTGGCAGCGAAGAAATCACTACTGCTCGCTTCCTGATGGCACTGGCACAATTTCAGTTGATGGCGGTTTCTGCCAACTCAAAATACGACCGCTATTTACAGGGGCTTACTGCTTTCAGTGCATTGGAAAAAGAAGGCTTACGCATATTCGAGCAGAAATGTGCTGCTTGCCATAGTGGTGTGCTGTTTACCGACCTGCAGTACCGCAACAACGGCTTGCCTCCCCGCAGGGTGCGCATTGAAGGCGTAGATAGCACAGACACCGGGCGCCATCGCGTCACGCTCTTGCCCGAAGATATGTTCAAATTCAAGGTGCCCTCGCTACGCAATTTGCGCTACACTGCTCCGTATATGCACGACGGACGTTTTGCCACACTACGGGAAGTGCTGGACCATTATAGCCATGGCGTGATGGACTCCCCCACACTGGACCCACTACTGCGCCAAGCAGGGGGCACAGGCATTCCTCTCAGCGAGGAAGAAAAAACAGCCTTAATGGCATTTCTCGAAACACTCAACGACGAGTCCTTTGTGCGCGACCCCCGCTTGTCTGAATTCTAA
- a CDS encoding transporter, whose translation MRYLLIFFAIIVLPMTQAHACEICGCGAGSYYFGIMPQFHRHFAGWRYRQASFQSHVSSDYLRTQEVFHIAEAWGRFYVHPRVQLMLFVPYGQHLRQEVQQSTTSRLQGLGDIMAVGMYRLWDTAQDTAKLRNWKHALWLGGGIKTPTGMYEAKGDRYTDPAANPNFQIGTGSWDFLLSALYTFRFTRWGISSQWSYKYNSANRDHYRFGHRFTQNTELFYIYQWRRLGVMPHAGLYSEWIQADQSGTKKVANTGGYLHTAVAGLDLFFKQKVQVGFTYQAPVSQNLSAGEVLAQNRYQVQIGVLFSSFKKKKT comes from the coding sequence ATGCGTTACTTATTGATTTTCTTTGCCATCATAGTGCTGCCAATGACTCAAGCCCACGCCTGCGAGATATGCGGCTGTGGAGCAGGCAGCTATTATTTCGGTATTATGCCACAGTTTCATCGCCACTTTGCAGGATGGCGCTACCGGCAAGCCAGCTTTCAGTCTCATGTTTCTTCTGATTATTTGCGTACCCAAGAGGTCTTTCACATTGCCGAGGCGTGGGGGCGCTTCTATGTACATCCCCGAGTGCAGCTCATGCTGTTTGTGCCCTATGGGCAACACTTGCGCCAAGAGGTTCAACAAAGTACCACCAGCCGCTTACAAGGTTTGGGCGACATCATGGCAGTAGGCATGTACCGACTGTGGGATACAGCACAAGACACTGCCAAGCTTAGAAATTGGAAACATGCTTTATGGCTTGGCGGCGGCATCAAAACCCCTACGGGCATGTACGAGGCAAAAGGAGACCGCTATACTGACCCAGCAGCCAATCCCAACTTTCAAATAGGCACAGGCAGTTGGGATTTTCTACTGTCGGCACTTTACACTTTCCGCTTCACACGATGGGGCATCAGCAGCCAATGGAGCTACAAATACAACAGTGCCAACCGTGACCATTATCGTTTCGGGCACCGCTTTACACAAAATACAGAGCTATTTTACATTTACCAATGGCGGCGGCTGGGCGTCATGCCCCATGCCGGGCTTTACAGTGAATGGATACAAGCCGACCAGTCAGGGACAAAAAAGGTAGCAAATACAGGCGGCTATCTGCATACAGCAGTGGCAGGCTTGGATTTGTTCTTCAAGCAGAAAGTACAAGTAGGCTTTACCTATCAGGCGCCCGTTTCACAAAATCTTTCAGCGGGTGAAGTGCTTGCCCAAAACCGCTACCAAGTGCAAATAGGTGTTCTCTTTTCTTCTTTCAAAAAGAAAAAAACATAA
- a CDS encoding NADP-dependent isocitrate dehydrogenase codes for MSISKKVTYCVGDGIGPEIMEAVLSIMEAARVPIEWEEVLIGEKVYLSGNTSGISAEAWETIRRNKVFLKAPITTPQGGGYKSLNVTIRKSLALFANVRPCRSYAPFVETKHPEMDVIIVRENEEDLYAGIEHQQTDDVVQCLKLITRPGCERVIRYAFALARQQGRKKVTCFSKDNIMKQTDGLFHRVFDEIAREYPDIEAEHMIVDIGAARLADTPERFDVVVMPNLYGDILSDVAAQISGSVGMAGSANIGEQCAMFEAIHGSAPDIAGQNIANPSGLLQGAIMMLNHLGLGSYAETIQNAWLRVIEKGIHTADIYREGRSTQKVSTRAFAEAVIAHLGEKPQQLKPVSYKDGLQIQIPKYERRPRKKELLGVDVFVDWDGTRADELAEKLQAIQGNHLRLSMITNRGVKVWPNGFDETFCTDHWRCRFESAEPVDAAEVPALLQRALQAGIDVIKTENLYTFDGQRAFSLGQGQ; via the coding sequence ATGAGCATCTCAAAGAAAGTAACTTATTGTGTAGGCGACGGCATTGGTCCCGAAATCATGGAAGCCGTTCTTTCCATTATGGAAGCCGCCCGTGTACCCATCGAATGGGAAGAAGTGTTGATTGGCGAAAAGGTATATTTGTCGGGCAATACTTCGGGCATCAGTGCCGAAGCATGGGAGACCATCCGGCGCAATAAAGTATTCCTGAAAGCACCGATTACTACACCCCAAGGGGGCGGATACAAAAGCCTGAATGTAACCATTCGCAAGTCTTTGGCTTTGTTTGCCAATGTGCGTCCTTGTCGCAGCTATGCTCCTTTTGTAGAAACCAAGCATCCGGAAATGGATGTTATCATCGTGCGTGAAAACGAAGAAGACCTCTACGCTGGCATCGAACATCAGCAAACCGACGATGTAGTGCAGTGCCTCAAACTTATCACCCGCCCGGGCTGCGAGCGTGTTATTCGATATGCTTTTGCTTTGGCGCGTCAGCAGGGGCGCAAAAAAGTAACTTGCTTCTCGAAAGACAATATCATGAAGCAAACCGACGGTTTGTTTCATCGCGTGTTCGATGAAATTGCCCGCGAATATCCCGACATAGAAGCCGAACACATGATTGTGGACATCGGTGCTGCCCGTCTGGCAGATACCCCTGAGCGCTTCGATGTGGTGGTGATGCCCAATCTGTACGGCGACATCTTGTCCGATGTAGCCGCTCAAATTTCTGGTTCGGTGGGCATGGCGGGTTCTGCCAATATAGGCGAGCAGTGCGCCATGTTTGAAGCCATTCATGGTTCTGCCCCCGATATTGCCGGGCAAAACATAGCCAACCCTTCGGGGCTGCTTCAAGGGGCAATCATGATGCTCAACCACTTGGGGCTGGGCAGCTATGCCGAAACCATTCAAAATGCATGGTTGCGGGTGATTGAAAAAGGCATTCACACTGCCGATATTTACCGCGAGGGGCGCAGCACTCAAAAGGTATCTACTCGTGCATTTGCCGAAGCAGTCATTGCCCACTTGGGTGAAAAGCCGCAACAACTCAAGCCGGTTAGCTATAAAGACGGTTTGCAGATTCAAATCCCCAAATATGAGCGACGTCCTCGCAAAAAAGAGCTGCTGGGGGTAGATGTGTTTGTGGACTGGGACGGCACCCGCGCCGACGAGCTGGCAGAAAAGCTGCAGGCAATTCAGGGCAACCACTTGCGCTTGAGCATGATTACCAACCGTGGCGTGAAAGTCTGGCCCAACGGTTTCGATGAAACCTTCTGCACCGACCACTGGCGTTGCCGCTTTGAATCTGCCGAACCAGTAGATGCCGCCGAAGTGCCAGCTTTGTTGCAGCGAGCTTTGCAAGCGGGCATCGACGTCATCAAGACCGAGAATCTTTATACCTTCGATGGACAGCGGGCTTTCTCTTTGGGACAGGGACAGTAA
- a CDS encoding LysR family transcriptional regulator: MNYTLHQLRIFLEVVERGSITAAAEALHLTQPAVSVQLKNLQQQFQLPLYEVVQRRIQITDFGKEIAALAREMLSMSEQIAQKQALYMGLIEGNLRLSAVHTGQYIVPFLIRGFNRCYPQVQIKLWIKDKEQVVKDLSQNCIDFALLTLPPSSMQLNSLPFMPNYLVPVIGQQSRWQKLRFEDIVPQAPALLREEGSGTRQMTDAYLKKKSIAIKHFTDFNSSDAIKQAIIADMGWAILPLVSLRNELLLGQIQLIETPDFPLRTEWQFVWHKEKRLLPVAQAFLRYVESIQNQFFDEHFAWMRPFLKG, from the coding sequence ATGAACTACACCTTACATCAATTGCGCATTTTTCTGGAAGTAGTAGAAAGAGGCAGCATCACGGCTGCCGCCGAAGCTTTGCACTTGACTCAGCCGGCAGTATCGGTGCAGCTCAAAAATCTGCAGCAGCAATTTCAGTTGCCTTTGTACGAGGTGGTACAACGCCGCATACAAATCACGGACTTTGGAAAAGAGATAGCCGCTTTAGCAAGAGAGATGCTTTCCATGAGCGAGCAGATAGCCCAAAAACAAGCGCTCTACATGGGTTTAATAGAGGGTAATTTGCGCTTATCGGCGGTGCACACAGGACAATACATAGTGCCTTTTCTCATACGGGGTTTTAACCGTTGCTATCCGCAAGTGCAAATAAAACTATGGATAAAGGACAAGGAGCAAGTAGTGAAAGACCTTAGCCAAAACTGTATAGACTTTGCTTTGCTCACCTTGCCGCCGTCATCCATGCAGCTCAACAGCCTGCCTTTCATGCCCAACTACTTGGTGCCCGTCATTGGGCAACAATCGCGCTGGCAAAAGCTGCGCTTCGAAGACATCGTGCCCCAAGCCCCCGCCCTATTGCGTGAAGAAGGCTCGGGCACCCGTCAGATGACCGACGCTTATTTGAAAAAGAAAAGCATTGCCATCAAGCATTTTACCGATTTCAACTCTTCGGATGCTATCAAACAAGCCATCATTGCCGACATGGGTTGGGCTATTTTACCGCTGGTGAGTTTACGCAACGAATTGTTGCTCGGGCAGATACAGCTCATAGAAACGCCCGACTTTCCACTACGCACCGAGTGGCAATTTGTATGGCACAAAGAAAAACGACTGTTACCGGTAGCACAAGCTTTCCTTCGCTATGTAGAAAGCATTCAAAATCAGTTTTTCGATGAGCATTTTGCTTGGATGCGCCCTTTTTTAAAAGGATGA